Below is a genomic region from Catenuloplanes atrovinosus.
ATCCACTCGCCGAGCCGCGTCTTGTCGTGCAGCAGGTCCCGGATGTCGTGCTCCGCGTACTCGAACTCGGGCGTCCAGTAGAGCGCGTCGAACGGGCACGCCTCGATGCAGATCCCGCAGTACATGCAGAGCGAGAAGTCGATGTCGAAGCGATCCAGCACATTCCGCTGCCGGGCCCGGGCCGCGCCGGGCGCCACGACCTCCTCCTTGTGCGAGTCGATGTAGATGCACCAGTCCGGGCACTCCCGGGCGCACAGCATGCAGACCGTGCAGTTCTCCTCCAGGAGCGCGATCACCCCGCGCGACCTCGGCGGCAGCTCCGGCTGCACGTCCGGGTACTGCTGCGTGGTCGACCGCCGGGTCATCGTCTTGAGGGTGACGGCGAGCCCTTTCGCCAACCCCTCACCAGGCACAGCCATGGGCCTCATCCTGCCTGCTCGACCGTCCTCATGCGAGCACACGGCGCAAAACTTCCATTCCGGTACGGCGCGATACTCCGTTCCGTCAGCAATTGATCGACGGCATTCCGCATCGGGGCGAGCCGGAATCGGGAATCGCTTCCGCTCAGATGGCCAGGCGGACCGCCGCGGTGACGATGAGCTGGGCGAGGGCGGTGGGGACGAGGATGAGCCAGCAGAGGCGTTGGAGCTGGTCCTCGCGGAGGCGGGGGTAGGAGACGCGGAGCCAGATGATGACGAAGGCGACCGCGAATATCTTGATCAGCGTCCAGAGCCAGCCGAGCGTGTCGTCGGCGAACGGGCCGCGCCAGCCGCCGAGGAAGAGGACCGTGGTGAGCGCGGA
It encodes:
- a CDS encoding NuoI/complex I 23 kDa subunit family protein; translation: MRPMAVPGEGLAKGLAVTLKTMTRRSTTQQYPDVQPELPPRSRGVIALLEENCTVCMLCARECPDWCIYIDSHKEEVVAPGAARARQRNVLDRFDIDFSLCMYCGICIEACPFDALYWTPEFEYAEHDIRDLLHDKTRLGEWMATVPPPPAHDPNGEPSKEEAAVAKKAGA